A stretch of Phoenix dactylifera cultivar Barhee BC4 chromosome 16, palm_55x_up_171113_PBpolish2nd_filt_p, whole genome shotgun sequence DNA encodes these proteins:
- the LOC103712136 gene encoding release factor glutamine methyltransferase has protein sequence MILRLPFAIRSALPSPSLPLHRRPIRSPPASALSSLPPRPRQEIPLFLRPLAHSAARSDLDAFRRWAKSLALTAAPGIAAAADGGPDADHLIRELSWLVQDATSEPEVGDEVRLRVGLEELYRLWRERIEKRRPFQYLVGCEHWRDLVLVVREGVLIPRPETELLVDMVAEVEGFQEGLWADMGTGSGAIAVGIGRLLGVRGKVFATDLSPDAVEVARFNVERYGLKDKVEIREGPWFEPLQDVKGKLAGLVSNPPYIPSSHISGLQAEVGWHEPRLALDGGKDGTDYLLHLCEGSASALKPGGFFAFETNGDKQSEFIADFISTMWGNFFENVETVLDFAGIKRFVTGVRR, from the exons ATGATTTTAAGACTCCCGTTCGCCATCCGCTCCgcccttccctccccttctctccctctccaccGCCGGCCAATCCGCTCTCCTCCGGCCTCGGCCCTCTCCTCCTTGCCGCCAAGACCCCGCCAAGAAATCCCTCTCTTCCTCCGCCCCCTCGCCCACTCCGCCGCCCGCTCCGACCTCGATGCCTTCCGCCGCTGGGCCAAATCCCTTGCCCTCACCGCCGCCCCCGGCATCGCCGCCGCCGCTGACGGTGGCCCCGACGCCGATCACCTCATCCGAGAGCTCTCCTGGCTGGTCCAGGACGCCACCTCTGAGCCCGAGGTCGGCGACGAGGTTCGCCTGAGGGTCGGACTGGAGGAGCTCTACCGCCTATGGAGGGAGAGGATCGAGAAGAGGAGGCCGTTCCAGTACTTGGTCGGGTGCGAGCACTGGAGGGATTTGGTTTTGGTGGTGAGGGAGGGAGTGTTGATACCGAGGCCGGAGACGGAGTTGCTGGTGGATATGGTGGCGGAGGTGGAGGGGTTCCAGGAGGGATTGTGGGCTGATATGGGGACTGGGAGTGGCGCCATTGCCGTGGGGATTGGGCGGCTCTTGGGGGTGAGAGGGAAGGTTTTTGCAACGGATTTGAGCCCGGATGCGGTGGAGGTGGCGAGGTTTAATGTGGAGAGGTATGGTTTAAAG GATAAAGTTGAGATAAGAGAAGGACCATGGTTTGAACCTCTTCAAGATGTCAAAGGCAAGCTTGCAGGATTGGTCAGTAATCCTCCATATATACCAAGCAGTCATATATCTGGACTACAAGCTGAAGTTGGCTGGCACGAACCAAGGCTGGCTCTAGATGGAGGCAAGGATGGCACTGATTACCTTCTTCATCTTTGTGAAGGATCTGCTTCGGCACTAAAGCCTGGCGGTTTCTTTGCTTTCGAG ACAAATGGTGATAAGCAATCTGAGTTTATTGCAGATTTCATTAGCACAATGTGGGGGAATTTCTTTGAAAATGTAGAGACTGTATTAGACTTTGCAGGAATCAAACGTTTTGTGACCGGGGTTCGCAGATGA
- the LOC103711376 gene encoding ferredoxin--NADP reductase, root isozyme, chloroplastic-like, with amino-acid sequence MAHAVGAQVSLSVPVRTDVSLRKSGLKGRNNLSFHNNLWVPFTSLDLGSNNVQSKHQFKVVCMSIQQASRSKVAVKPLELENAQGPPLNLYKPKEPYTATIVSVERLVGPKAPGETCHIVIDHGGNVPYWEGQSYGIIPPGENPKKPGSPHNVRLYSIASTRYGDSFDGKTASLCVRRAVYYDPETGKEDPSKNGVCSNFLCDSKPGDKIRLTGPSGKVMLLPEDDPNATHIMIATGTGVAPYRGYLRRMFMEAVPTYKFGGLAWLFLGVANTDSLLYDDEFTGYLHDYPDNFRYDKALSREQKNKSGGKMYVQDKIEEYSDEIFKLLDRGAHIYFCGLKGMMPGIQDTLKRVAVQRGENWDEKLSQLRKKKQWHVEVY; translated from the exons ATGGCGCACGCTGTAGGAGCTCAG GTCTCCCTATCGGTGCCGGTTCGAACCGATGTTTCTCTGAGGAAATCCGGATTGAAG GGTCGCAATAATCTTAGCTTCCACAATAACCTGTGGGTGCCGtttacatctttagatttaggaaGCAACAATGTACAATCAAAACACCAGTTCAAGGTCGTATGTATGTCCATACAACAAGCCAGCAGAAGTAAAGTTGCAGTTAAGCCTTTAGAGCTTGAGAATGCTCAAGGGCCACCTCTCAACCTGTACAAACCCAAGGAACCTTACACAGCAACAATAGTCTCAGTTGAGAGACTTGTTGGCCCAAAAGCCCCTGGGGAGACGTGCCATATCGTTATTGATCATGGAGGCAACGTCCCTTACTGGGAAGGGCAAAGCTATGGGATCATTCCTCCT GGTGAGAACCCAAAGAAACCTGGATCTCCTCACAATGTTCGACTTTATTCGATTGCATCAACAAGGTACGGAGATTCATTTGATGGAAAGACAGCCAGTTTATGTGTCCGCCGTGCTGTCTACTACGATCCTGAGACAGGAAAAGAGGACCCTTCAAAGAATGGTGTTTGCAGTAATTTTCTCTGTGACTCAAAGCCAGGAGACAAGATTCGGCTCACAG GTCCCTCAGGCAAAGTGATGCTCCTACCAGAGGATGACCCAAATGCCACTCATATCATGATAGCCACAGGGACTGGGGTTGCTCCATACCGTGGGTACCTTCGGCGCATGTTCATGGAAGCTGTACCAACATACAAATTTGGTGGCCTAGCATGGCTTTTCCTTGGGGTTGCAAACACTGACAGCCTTCTCTATGATGATGAATTTACCGGCTATCTTCATGACTATCCTGACAACTTCAG GTACGACAAAGCCCTTAGCAgggaacagaaaaacaagagcGGGGGAAAGATGTATGTTCAGGACAAGATTGAGGAGTACAGTGATGAAATTTTCAAGCTTTTGGATCGAGGTGCACATATCTACTTCTGTGGTCTGAAGGGGATGATGCCTGGGATCCAGGACACACTAAAGAGAGTTGCAGTGCAGAGAGGGGAGAACTGGGATGAGAAGCTCTCCCAGCTTAGGAAGAAAAAGCAATGGCATGTTGAGGTTTACTAG